The following are from one region of the Hippocampus zosterae strain Florida chromosome 9, ASM2543408v3, whole genome shotgun sequence genome:
- the rpl29 gene encoding 60S ribosomal protein L29, with the protein MAKSKNHTTHNQSRKAHRNGIKKPRSHRFESLKGIDPKFLRNMRFAKKHNKKGLKAARKAAAATQNAAATQNAATAPK; encoded by the exons ATGGCAAAGTCGAAGAACCACACGACACATAACCAGT CTCGTAAGGCCCATAGGAATGGCATCAAGAAGCCCAGATCCCATCGCTTTGAGTCCCTGAAGGGG ATAGACCCCAAGTTCCTGAGGAACATGCGCTTTGCCAAGAAGCACAACAAGAAGGGCTTGAAGGCAGcgaggaaggccgcagccgccACTCAGAACGCAGCCGCCACTCAGAACGCAGCCACCGCTCCGAAATGA